From the Limanda limanda chromosome 2, fLimLim1.1, whole genome shotgun sequence genome, one window contains:
- the fbxo8 gene encoding F-box only protein 8, which yields MGQALWRLPPRQQQQLQEELADRLADQGGGRQEQGEDGGPQRRAPPHCYGPDIYHLLRTCRGAHEQRGFRDLEMLPPELGVTILSYLNATDLCLAGCVWQGLGKDEYLWQGLCKSTWGHCSIYNRRLPGGYSYRRLYLQLDEGSLTFNANPEEGISYFMSKGILRDHPTELAKFIFYTRRLNWKMLRVYLDERRDVLDELVTLHNFSNQFLPNALRDFFRHIHAPEERGEYLETLITKFSHRFCTCNPVLIRELGLSPDAVYVLCYSLILLSIDLTSPHVKNKMSKREFIRNTRRAAHNVSDDFVGHLYDNIYLIGHVAA from the exons ATGGGTCAGGCATTGTGGAGGCTGCCTCccagacaacagcagcagcttcaggaagaGCTAGCTGACCGACTGGCTGACCAAGGTGGTGGAAGACAAGAGCAAG gAGAGGATGGAGGTCCCCAGAGGAGAGCTCCTCCGCACTGTTATGGCCCTGACATCTACCATCTGCTGAGGACATGCAGGGGAG CTCATGAGCAACGTGGTTTTAGAGATTTGGAGATGCTGCCACCTGAATTAGGAGTCACCATACTGTCATACTTGAATGCTACTGATCTGTGCCTGGCTGGCTGTGTGTGGCAGGGCCTGGGAAAGGACGAGTATCTATGGCAGGG ACTTTGTAAGTCCACGTGGGGGCACTGCTCCATATACAACAGAAGACTACCTGGTGGTTACTCATACAGAAGACTATACCTACAACTAGATGAAGGCAGCCTTACATTCAATGCCAACCCGGAGGAG GGTATCAGTTATTTTATGTCTAAAGGTATTCTACGTGACCATCCAACCGAGCTGGCTAAGTTCATCTTCTACACCAGACGGCTCAACTGGAAGATGCTAAGAGTTTATCTGGATGAGAG GCGGGATGTCCTGGACGAGTTGGTGACCCTCCATAATTTCAGTAACCAGTTCCTCCCCAATGCTCTCCGGGATTTCTTCAGACACATCCATGcaccagaggaaagaggagaatatCTGGAAACCCTCATCACGAAGTTCAGCCACAGATTTTGTACCTGTAATCCAGTTCTTATCCGAGAACTGGGCCTCAGCCCTG ATGCTGTCTACGTACTGTGCTACAGTCTGATCCTGCTGTCCATCGACCTGACCAGCCCCCatgtcaaaaacaaaatgtcgAAGAGGGAGTTTATCAGGAACACTCGCCGAGCAGCACATAATGTCTCAGATGACTTTGTTGGCCACCTCTATGACAATATATATCTGATTGGCCATGTGGCTGCATAG